The proteins below are encoded in one region of Penicillium psychrofluorescens genome assembly, chromosome: 4:
- a CDS encoding uncharacterized protein (ID:PFLUO_006791-T1.cds;~source:funannotate), whose protein sequence is MPCFKGLAVSIHTPDGPISEYSIQRQSRVSRIACFIPVPPPKIPDSATGKSEQSTFAISITLLNSGQDVPYSTPKPTPDNPSPKPKVVGGLPGQSGQRGQYTGTVAPYQALTNSPNETIAAYIYFDGRKKEEVATLLRRGEETWVNSRWVSISDSEGGGIAEREFLFREVGLERWLNGLDLEGKDAAAKIERRRQKMEKRRAKRESEGQTAMEMEANISKKSKGIMRYGNDEKAPLENVSDEDLSSDSESDDDPIPETAGQIKVALFRVLASGEIKRGEYSPQFDANDDDEEGGQDKSGGGDADIDHTTSFAKPKTLDPKTISTQTVTGIDPTDKPYAIFTFMYRGERQLQKMGILKDPKAPETPAPKRKSLQADFSNIGPLKPGGGVGFLNFRDQESNPRKHKKGTDDMDSDDDDTDNPILGKADDEEAKDDDRHLSPDDIRRQGELAEGVRKIKLKRQHSSEPLADSAANSTGTPASGTPPPPTSDLATTPPKSTATPAGPSESAQVPGDLPDGFLGSPLKKQRASVSQADENSLRRRIAESSSKITEVLGASNTNESKTPGGISFGDSLGSQPPAPAAQSQNQDEEL, encoded by the exons ATGCCCTGCTTCAAGGGGCTTGCCGTGAGCATCCACACCCCAGATGGGCCGATCTCCGAGTACTCGATCCAGCGCCAGTCCCGCGTGTCACGCATAGCATGTTTCATCCCCGTGCCCCCACCCAAGATCCCCGACTCTGCAACGGGAAAGTCGGAGCAATCAACcttcgccatctccatcacgCTTCTCAATTCGGGCCAGGACGTGCCCTACTCGACGCCCAAACCAACTCCCGATAATCCCTCCCCGAAACCAAAGGTGGTGGGCGGATTGCCGGGTCAGTCTGGACAGCGGGGACAATACACGGGCACAGTTGCGCCATATCAGGCGTTGACCAACTCGCCCAACGAGACGATCGCCGCCTACATCTACTTCGatggcagaaagaaggaggaagtGGCTACATTGCTCCGGAGGGGCGAAGAGACCTGGGTGAATTCCCGTTGGGTCAGCATCTCCGATTCAGAGGGCGGAGGAATCGCCGAGCGCGAGTTTTTGTTCCGCGAGGTCGGTCTGGAGCGCTGGCTCAACGGCCTGGACCTCGAGGGCAAAGATGCAGCGGCCAAGATCGAACGGCGGCGACAGAAGATGGAAAAACGGCGAGCAAAGCGAGAATCGGAGGGTCAAACTGCGATGGAAATGGAGGCCAACATctccaagaagtccaaggGCATCATGCGCTACGGCAATGATGAGAAGGCACCACTGGAGAATGTGTCCGATGAGGATCTCTCTTCTGATTCCGAATCTGACGACGACCCGATCCCGGAGACAGCCGGCCAGATCAAGGTGGCTCTATTCCGGGTGTTAGCGTCCGGGGAGATCAAGCGGGGCGAATATTCGCCGCAATTTGACGCaaacgacgacgacgaggaaggcgGACAGGACAAGagcggtggtggagatgcGGATATCGACCATACCACCAGCTTTGCGAAGCCCAAGACTTTGGATCCGAAGACCATCAGCACACAGACGGTTACCGGCATTGACCCGACTGATAAACCATACGCCATCTTCACTTTCATGTACCGAGGCGAGC GCCAACTCCAAAAGATGGGCATTCTGAAAGATCCCAAGGCCCCAGAAACTCCAGCCCCGAAACGTAAATCGCTGCAGGCAGACTTCTCGAATATCGGTCCCCTTAAGCCTGGTGGAGGCGTGGGATTCTTGAACTTCCGAGACCAAGAATCCAATCCACGAAAGCATAAGAAGGGTACCGATGACATGGAtagcgacgacgacgacactGACAACCCGATTCTGGGTAAGGcggatgacgaagaagccaaggatGATGACCGGCATTTGTCTCCGGACGACATCAGACGCCAGGGCGAGCTTGCAGAGGGTGTCCGAAAGATCAAA CTCAAGCGCCAGCACTCGTCCGAGCCTCTTGCGGATAGCGCAGCCAACTCCACTGGCACTCCGGCTTCTGGCACCCCGCCCCCGCCAACTTCTGACCTGGCGACAACACCACCCAAAAGCACGGCCACCCCCGCTGGACCCTCCGAATCTGCTCAGGTTCCTGGCGACCTGCCCGATGGATTCCTCGGGAGTCCGCTGAAGAAACAGCGAGCCAGCGTCTCGCAAGCGGATGAGAACTCCCTGCGCCGACGAATTGCCGAGTCATCCAGCAAGATCACCGAGGTTCTTGGGGCCTCCAACACCAACGAGTCCAAGACTCCGGGTGGGATCTCATTTGGTGACAGTCTTGGATCccaaccaccagcacctgCTGCGCAGTCGCAGAACCAAGACGAGGAGTTGTGA